One part of the Tenacibaculum sp. 190130A14a genome encodes these proteins:
- a CDS encoding GAF domain-containing protein, with translation MNIEQLKDKVDGIISSTNSREEKLQQICDYLAGEISYYDWVGFYFKNGDKEELKLAQYNGEPTDHTIIPFGKGICGQVAVSNENFVVQDVSEQDNYISCGWKVKSEIVIPIFINGENIGQIDIDSHTVNPFTPQDEELLEHVCKKVATIL, from the coding sequence ATGAACATAGAGCAATTAAAAGATAAAGTAGATGGTATTATTTCTTCAACAAACTCAAGAGAAGAAAAATTACAACAGATATGTGATTATTTAGCTGGTGAAATATCTTATTATGATTGGGTTGGTTTCTATTTTAAAAACGGAGACAAAGAAGAATTAAAGTTAGCTCAATATAATGGAGAACCAACAGATCACACTATTATTCCTTTTGGTAAAGGTATTTGTGGACAAGTTGCTGTAAGCAATGAGAACTTTGTAGTACAAGATGTTAGTGAACAAGACAACTATATTTCTTGTGGGTGGAAAGTAAAATCTGAAATTGTAATACCAATCTTTATAAACGGAGAAAACATTGGTCAAATAGATATTGATTCTCATACAGTTAACCCTTTCACACCTCAAGATGAAGAACTTTTAGAACATGTTTGTAAAAAAGTAGCGACTATTTTATAA
- a CDS encoding HYC_CC_PP family protein codes for MKQYFTKISSVLLALLVLFSTFSFTVEKHYCGDFLVNTSYFGESDGCAGEAAGTDCGVKKVIKKCCKDEVEQIEGQDELQKMSIDKISFQQKAFILSYAVSYKLLFQGLEKQFVPHKNYLPPKLFFDLNVLHEVFTI; via the coding sequence ATGAAACAATATTTTACTAAAATATCATCTGTATTACTTGCACTTTTAGTGTTGTTTTCTACATTTTCTTTTACTGTAGAGAAACATTATTGTGGTGATTTTTTAGTAAATACTTCTTATTTTGGAGAGTCAGATGGTTGTGCTGGAGAAGCAGCAGGAACCGATTGTGGAGTTAAGAAAGTTATAAAGAAATGTTGCAAGGATGAAGTTGAACAAATTGAAGGTCAAGATGAACTTCAAAAAATGTCAATAGATAAAATATCTTTTCAACAAAAAGCATTCATACTTTCTTATGCAGTTTCGTATAAATTGTTATTTCAAGGCTTGGAAAAACAATTTGTTCCACATAAAAACTATTTACCACCCAAACTCTTTTTTGATCTAAACGTTTTACATGAGGTTTTTACCATATGA
- a CDS encoding TonB-dependent receptor domain-containing protein, with amino-acid sequence MKTYIVSILMLISSVAFSQEEFKGMIMDKNNSKDNLGVMGANVWWLNTEIGTTTNEKGWFTLPYKEEYKKLVVSFIGYKTDTIYVESLKPIHHYLTEESVLEEVEIDAKKEATQRSYLQAQNLVTINSEELLKAACCNLSESFETNPSIDVNFSDALTGTKQIKMLGLTSPYLLITQENIPSIRGASQVFGLSFTPGTWVESIQITKGAGSVVNGFESISGQINTELVKPSTDNSLFVNAYGSLGGRFELNTHINKKLSDKWDTGLYLHGNYRGQKFDRNKDGFLDNPLADQVNVLNRWQYTDAEKGWVSFFNVHFVNDNKQAGQLGFDPGIHKGSNTIWGSEIKTNRFESSVKVGYVFPDLPFQNAGFQAAYSNHKQDSYFGLRDYDIHHESFYSNLIFNSIIGDTRHKFKTGVNFTHDNYDEFINTTSTGAVNFNRDETSFGAFFEYGYDNSEDISITAGIRIDTHNLLGTFVTPRLHVRYTPWEKGVLRVSVGRGKRSANIFAENQKLFASSRAINIVNAGGNIYGLDPEVAWNYGISFLQGYKLFGKKGDITFDYYMTDFKNQVVVDWEDPQGISFYNLNGSSVANSFQIELNQNIIPYFNTRFSYKFYDVNTDFVSGNLSKSLLAKHRFFANVSYETTKTLQQSNWKFDVTYNWIGEQRLPGSSEYTEPYNLMNAQITRVFSNSFEVYAGGENITNYKQSNPVLGSENPFGADFDTTIVYAPIFGGNFYAGLRYRLN; translated from the coding sequence ATGAAAACATATATAGTTAGCATATTAATGCTAATATCATCTGTAGCATTTTCTCAAGAAGAATTTAAGGGAATGATTATGGATAAAAATAACTCTAAAGATAATTTGGGAGTTATGGGAGCCAATGTTTGGTGGTTGAACACTGAAATTGGAACTACAACAAATGAAAAAGGATGGTTTACATTACCTTATAAAGAGGAGTACAAGAAATTGGTAGTTAGTTTTATTGGGTATAAAACCGATACAATTTATGTTGAAAGTTTAAAACCAATTCATCATTATTTAACTGAAGAAAGTGTTTTAGAGGAGGTTGAAATAGATGCGAAAAAAGAAGCTACACAACGTTCATATTTGCAAGCACAAAATTTAGTTACCATTAATAGTGAAGAGCTGTTAAAAGCAGCTTGTTGTAATTTGTCTGAAAGCTTTGAAACGAATCCATCTATTGATGTGAATTTTTCGGACGCATTAACTGGAACAAAGCAAATTAAAATGTTGGGTTTAACAAGTCCGTATTTGTTAATTACTCAGGAGAATATTCCGTCAATAAGAGGAGCGTCTCAAGTGTTTGGACTAAGTTTTACTCCTGGTACTTGGGTAGAAAGTATTCAAATTACTAAAGGAGCTGGGAGTGTAGTGAATGGTTTTGAGAGTATTTCTGGACAAATTAATACAGAGTTAGTAAAGCCATCTACAGATAATAGCTTGTTTGTAAATGCCTATGGTTCTCTCGGTGGTAGATTTGAGTTAAATACTCATATAAACAAAAAGCTAAGTGATAAATGGGATACAGGATTGTATTTACATGGAAACTACAGAGGACAAAAGTTTGATCGAAATAAAGATGGGTTTTTAGATAACCCACTAGCCGATCAAGTTAATGTGCTAAATAGATGGCAATATACCGATGCCGAAAAAGGTTGGGTGAGTTTTTTTAATGTTCATTTTGTAAATGATAATAAGCAAGCGGGTCAATTAGGTTTTGATCCAGGTATTCATAAAGGATCAAATACTATTTGGGGAAGTGAGATTAAGACCAATAGGTTTGAGAGTTCGGTTAAAGTAGGGTATGTTTTTCCTGATTTACCATTTCAAAATGCAGGATTTCAAGCAGCCTATAGTAATCATAAACAAGATTCTTATTTTGGGTTAAGAGACTATGATATTCACCATGAGAGTTTTTATAGTAATCTGATATTTAACTCTATTATTGGAGACACACGCCATAAGTTTAAAACAGGAGTTAATTTTACCCATGATAATTATGATGAGTTTATTAATACTACTTCAACTGGAGCTGTTAATTTTAATAGAGATGAAACTTCTTTTGGGGCTTTCTTTGAATATGGGTATGATAATTCAGAAGATATAAGCATTACTGCCGGAATTAGAATAGATACGCATAATTTATTAGGAACTTTTGTTACTCCTCGTTTGCACGTAAGATATACTCCATGGGAAAAAGGAGTGTTAAGAGTATCTGTAGGAAGGGGAAAGAGAAGTGCCAATATTTTTGCTGAGAATCAAAAGTTATTTGCGTCTTCAAGAGCTATAAATATTGTTAATGCTGGCGGAAATATTTATGGTTTAGATCCAGAAGTAGCATGGAATTATGGAATCTCATTTTTGCAAGGGTATAAGTTATTTGGTAAAAAAGGGGATATTACATTTGATTATTATATGACTGATTTTAAAAATCAAGTGGTTGTAGATTGGGAGGATCCTCAAGGAATATCTTTTTATAATTTAAATGGAAGTAGTGTAGCAAATAGCTTTCAAATAGAGTTGAATCAAAATATCATTCCATATTTCAATACGAGGTTCTCGTATAAGTTTTATGATGTAAATACTGATTTTGTTTCTGGGAATTTATCAAAATCATTACTAGCAAAACATCGTTTTTTTGCGAATGTTTCTTACGAAACGACCAAAACACTCCAGCAATCTAATTGGAAGTTTGATGTAACTTATAACTGGATAGGGGAGCAACGTTTACCAGGGTCTTCTGAATATACCGAACCGTATAATTTGATGAATGCTCAGATAACAAGAGTGTTTTCAAATTCATTTGAAGTATATGCAGGAGGAGAAAATATTACAAATTATAAACAAAGTAATCCAGTATTAGGAAGTGAAAATCCTTTTGGTGCAGATTTTGATACAACAATTGTATATGCACCAATTTTTGGAGGGAATTTTTATGCCGGTTTACGATATAGACTAAATTAA
- a CDS encoding heavy-metal-associated domain-containing protein, protein MKKVVLLIVVLFFSFTGFAQKKNAKVTLEVDGVCMMCKNRIEKAALNIKGVKFANWNVKTHQLMVIMDERKTNIKAVKQKMADVGHDTKEIKATDEAYNNLHPCCKYRDEEIKKDHQKEKS, encoded by the coding sequence ATGAAAAAAGTAGTATTATTAATAGTAGTGTTGTTTTTTAGCTTCACAGGATTTGCTCAAAAGAAAAACGCAAAAGTTACGTTAGAGGTAGATGGAGTTTGTATGATGTGTAAAAACAGAATAGAAAAGGCTGCTCTAAATATTAAAGGTGTAAAGTTTGCTAATTGGAATGTTAAAACGCATCAACTTATGGTTATTATGGATGAGCGTAAAACAAATATTAAAGCTGTTAAGCAGAAAATGGCAGATGTTGGTCATGATACAAAAGAAATCAAGGCTACAGATGAGGCGTATAATAATTTACATCCATGTTGTAAGTACAGAGATGAAGAAATAAAAAAAGATCATCAAAAGGAAAAAAGCTAA
- a CDS encoding pseudouridine synthase — MQRKNSSRGRQAGKNSNPQGKGQFKKDFRRPKSSAPKQAQKKDDGVRLNKYIANSGICSRREADTYIEHGSVTVNDKLITEMGYKVQPGDQVKFDGTLISMEQKRYVLLNKPKNYITTMEDDRGRKTVMELISNATKERIYPVGRLDRNTTGLLLFTNDGELAKKLTHPKHNVRKLYHASLDKKLTLADLEKLRGDVIIEGKKVFIDAVSYVEGERKTEVGIEIHSGRNRIVRKIFEHFGYHVVKLDRVIFAGLTKKNLPRGRWRELTNQELNNLQML; from the coding sequence ATGCAAAGAAAAAACTCGTCGAGAGGACGACAAGCTGGTAAAAACAGCAATCCTCAAGGAAAAGGTCAGTTTAAAAAAGACTTCAGAAGACCAAAATCATCTGCTCCAAAACAAGCACAAAAAAAGGATGATGGAGTACGTTTAAATAAATACATTGCCAATTCAGGAATTTGTTCTCGTAGAGAAGCAGACACTTATATTGAACATGGTAGTGTTACTGTAAACGACAAGTTGATTACCGAAATGGGATATAAAGTTCAACCAGGAGACCAAGTAAAGTTTGATGGAACATTAATCTCTATGGAGCAAAAGCGTTATGTGCTTTTGAACAAACCAAAAAACTATATTACTACAATGGAAGACGACCGTGGTAGAAAGACAGTAATGGAGTTAATTTCAAATGCCACTAAAGAACGTATTTATCCTGTAGGACGCTTAGATAGAAACACCACCGGGTTATTACTTTTTACCAATGATGGGGAGTTAGCTAAGAAACTTACTCATCCTAAACATAATGTACGCAAATTATATCACGCTTCATTAGACAAGAAATTAACGTTAGCGGATTTAGAAAAATTACGTGGAGATGTAATTATTGAAGGAAAGAAAGTATTTATTGATGCTGTTTCTTATGTAGAAGGTGAACGAAAAACAGAAGTTGGAATAGAAATTCACTCTGGAAGAAATAGAATTGTACGTAAAATATTTGAACACTTCGGATATCACGTAGTTAAATTAGACCGTGTTATTTTTGCTGGATTAACTAAAAAGAATTTACCTCGTGGTAGATGGAGAGAGTTAACCAATCAAGAGTTAAATAACTTACAAATGTTATAA
- a CDS encoding geranylgeranylglycerol-phosphate geranylgeranyltransferase, which yields MSTNNRSLTYKLFSLLSVVRGYNILVLIAAQYLAAIFIFSDAHSIKKVIFDWHLLYLVLATVCVIAAGYIINNFYDLKADKINRPVKSNLDAYVKQETKLSLYFFLNFVGFCFGWLVSWRAALFFAIYIFAIWFYSHKLKKYPISGLIAATVLTILPFFVVFIHYKNFSKVIFIHAFFLFLVIMVRELIKYLENIKGAVANNYNTFPVQYGEKNTKKAIVFLLLLTLIPVGILFNYPAIEYMKYYFYLAAVILVFIGFYIWKATDKNQYRLLHNVLKILLLIGVFSLLFIDKTLLLDKVVQVLD from the coding sequence ATGAGTACCAACAACAGAAGTTTAACCTACAAACTATTTAGCCTTTTATCTGTTGTTAGAGGATATAATATACTAGTATTAATAGCAGCACAATATTTGGCTGCTATTTTTATTTTTTCTGATGCACATTCGATTAAAAAAGTAATTTTTGACTGGCATCTACTTTATCTTGTATTAGCCACCGTATGTGTTATCGCTGCGGGGTATATCATTAATAATTTCTACGACCTAAAAGCAGACAAAATTAACAGACCTGTTAAATCTAATTTAGATGCATATGTAAAACAAGAAACCAAACTAAGTTTATATTTTTTTCTAAATTTTGTTGGATTTTGCTTTGGCTGGTTAGTATCCTGGAGAGCTGCTTTATTTTTTGCAATATATATTTTCGCAATTTGGTTTTATTCTCATAAACTAAAAAAATATCCAATTTCAGGACTCATTGCAGCCACAGTGCTTACCATTTTACCTTTTTTTGTGGTATTTATTCATTATAAAAACTTTTCTAAAGTAATTTTTATTCATGCATTCTTTCTATTTCTAGTTATAATGGTTAGAGAATTAATTAAATACTTAGAAAATATCAAAGGAGCTGTAGCGAATAACTATAATACCTTTCCTGTTCAGTACGGAGAGAAAAACACCAAAAAAGCTATTGTATTTTTATTACTTCTAACACTAATTCCTGTTGGCATTTTATTTAACTACCCTGCAATAGAATATATGAAATACTATTTCTATTTAGCAGCTGTTATTCTTGTTTTTATCGGCTTTTATATCTGGAAAGCAACCGATAAAAACCAGTATCGCTTACTACATAATGTTTTAAAAATATTGTTGCTAATAGGTGTTTTTAGTTTATTATTTATTGATAAGACTTTACTTTTAGATAAAGTTGTACAAGTTTTAGATTAA
- a CDS encoding mevalonate kinase, with product MKGPLFYAKILLFGEYGIIKDSKGLAIPFNTYKGALKTVRNLNGEALKSNESLQNFYNYLSNLDSDIVSFDLAHLKEDIDAGMYFDSSIPQGYGVGSSGALVASIYDKYANDKITVLENLTRDKLLQLKQIFSLMESFFHGKSSGLDPLNSYLSLPILINSKEHIEPAGIPSQKEGKGAVFLLDSEQIGETEPMVNIFMNKMKNEGFRKMISEEFATYTDACIDDFLKGNVTSLFGNVKKLSKVVLANFKPMIPDAFHKVWEKGIQTNDYYLKLCGSGGGGYILGFTEDFDKAKSILKEYKLEVVYRF from the coding sequence ATGAAAGGACCTTTATTTTATGCTAAAATATTGTTGTTTGGAGAGTATGGAATTATTAAAGATTCCAAAGGATTAGCAATTCCTTTCAATACTTACAAAGGAGCATTAAAAACGGTACGTAACTTAAATGGTGAAGCTTTAAAGTCAAATGAAAGTTTGCAGAACTTCTACAATTATTTATCTAATTTAGATTCTGACATTGTTTCTTTTGATTTGGCACATTTAAAAGAAGATATTGATGCAGGAATGTATTTTGACTCTTCTATCCCACAAGGATATGGTGTAGGAAGCTCTGGAGCTTTGGTTGCTTCTATTTATGACAAATATGCCAACGATAAAATTACGGTTTTAGAAAACCTTACACGCGATAAACTTTTACAATTAAAGCAAATCTTTTCTTTGATGGAATCATTTTTCCACGGAAAAAGTTCTGGTTTAGATCCGTTAAATTCTTATTTAAGCTTACCAATATTAATCAATTCGAAAGAACATATTGAACCAGCTGGCATTCCTTCTCAAAAAGAAGGTAAAGGAGCAGTGTTCTTATTAGACTCTGAACAAATCGGAGAAACCGAACCTATGGTTAACATTTTTATGAATAAAATGAAAAACGAAGGTTTTAGAAAAATGATAAGTGAAGAGTTTGCTACATATACAGATGCTTGTATTGATGATTTCTTAAAAGGAAATGTAACATCGTTATTTGGTAATGTTAAAAAATTATCTAAAGTAGTTTTAGCAAACTTTAAACCAATGATTCCAGATGCATTTCATAAAGTTTGGGAAAAAGGTATTCAAACCAATGATTACTATTTGAAACTTTGTGGTTCTGGTGGTGGTGGATATATCTTAGGGTTTACCGAAGATTTTGACAAAGCAAAGAGCATTTTAAAAGAATACAAATTAGAGGTAGTTTACAGATTTTAA
- a CDS encoding diphosphomevalonate decarboxylase: MNTSEFIFKSSEKNVENLITTWQTPSNIALVKYWGKSEPQIPKNASISFTLNNCNTTTKVEFTKKEKSNSAEFELYFEGKKKDDFKPKIAKFFERIATYCPYILEYKMIIHSENSFPHSSGIASSASGMSAIAMCLMNLEKELSPSTTEIFIKQKASFLARLGSGSASRSIEGPLVVWGEHPEIEGSSDLYGIKFPHKVHPIFENYCDTILLVDKGEKQVSSTVGHNLMHNHPYAENRFKQANDNLTKLAIILQNGDIKSFIELVESEALTLHAMMLTSTPYFILMKPNTLEIINKIWEYRQETNSNICFTLDAGANVHLLYPQNEQDAVEKFVKETLSNYCQKNHYICDNVGFGAQIV; the protein is encoded by the coding sequence TTGAATACTTCGGAATTTATTTTTAAATCTTCAGAAAAAAACGTAGAAAACTTAATTACTACTTGGCAAACACCAAGTAACATTGCCTTGGTTAAATATTGGGGAAAAAGCGAACCTCAAATACCTAAAAACGCGTCAATAAGTTTTACTTTGAACAATTGCAATACGACAACAAAAGTTGAATTTACAAAGAAAGAAAAAAGTAATTCGGCTGAGTTTGAACTTTATTTTGAAGGCAAAAAGAAAGATGATTTTAAACCTAAAATTGCAAAATTCTTTGAGCGAATTGCAACATACTGTCCGTATATCTTAGAATATAAAATGATCATACATTCAGAGAACTCTTTTCCACATAGTAGTGGAATTGCCTCTTCTGCAAGTGGAATGTCTGCCATTGCCATGTGTTTGATGAATTTAGAGAAGGAATTAAGTCCTTCTACAACAGAAATTTTTATTAAACAGAAAGCCTCATTCTTAGCAAGGTTAGGTTCTGGTAGTGCAAGTAGAAGTATTGAAGGACCTTTAGTTGTTTGGGGTGAACATCCTGAAATTGAAGGAAGCTCTGATTTGTACGGAATAAAATTCCCACACAAAGTACATCCTATATTTGAAAATTATTGTGATACTATTTTATTAGTAGATAAAGGAGAGAAGCAGGTCTCTTCAACCGTTGGACACAATCTAATGCATAATCATCCTTATGCAGAAAATAGATTTAAACAGGCCAATGATAATCTCACAAAATTAGCCATTATACTTCAAAACGGAGACATCAAAAGCTTTATAGAGTTGGTAGAAAGTGAAGCATTAACATTGCACGCAATGATGCTTACGAGTACTCCTTATTTTATATTAATGAAGCCGAACACTTTAGAAATTATTAATAAAATTTGGGAATACCGACAAGAAACCAATAGCAATATTTGTTTTACTTTAGATGCAGGAGCAAATGTTCATTTATTATACCCTCAAAACGAGCAAGACGCCGTTGAAAAATTCGTTAAGGAAACTTTAAGCAATTACTGCCAAAAAAATCATTATATTTGTGATAATGTGGGCTTTGGCGCTCAGATTGTATAA
- a CDS encoding LytTR family DNA-binding domain-containing protein: MSSILNCIIVDDEPVAREILATYVEKTPNLHLIASYQNALEVIQTTHDENIDIYFLDINMPEITGLSLAKILGNASHIIFTTAYREYAVDGFDLQATDYLLKPISFDRFLQAIQKITIQQKSSTTTHQETNTSNFMFVRADRKMIKVDFKDIFYVESLGDYVKIVTQKETITSRDTISNLEEKLNSDFFLRTHRSFIVNMHQIHSYTNEFIEIENKAIPISRTYKDVVLQKLAQV, from the coding sequence ATGAGTAGTATATTAAATTGTATTATAGTAGATGATGAACCGGTGGCTAGAGAAATACTTGCTACATATGTTGAAAAAACACCTAATTTACACCTTATAGCTAGTTATCAAAATGCTCTAGAAGTTATTCAAACTACTCACGATGAAAATATAGATATTTATTTCCTTGATATTAATATGCCTGAAATTACAGGTTTAAGCTTAGCTAAAATATTAGGAAATGCTTCTCATATTATTTTTACTACTGCATACAGAGAGTATGCCGTTGATGGTTTCGATCTTCAAGCAACTGATTATTTGTTAAAACCAATTTCTTTTGACCGTTTCTTGCAAGCCATTCAAAAAATAACCATCCAGCAAAAAAGCTCCACTACTACTCATCAAGAAACTAACACTTCTAACTTTATGTTTGTAAGAGCGGATAGAAAAATGATTAAAGTTGACTTTAAGGATATCTTTTACGTTGAGAGCTTAGGAGATTATGTGAAAATTGTTACTCAAAAAGAAACCATTACCTCTAGAGATACAATTTCTAATTTGGAAGAAAAGCTTAATTCTGATTTCTTCTTAAGAACACATCGTTCCTTTATTGTAAATATGCATCAGATTCACTCATATACAAATGAGTTCATTGAAATTGAAAATAAAGCAATTCCAATAAGTAGAACCTACAAAGATGTTGTTTTACAAAAATTAGCACAAGTGTAG
- a CDS encoding sensor histidine kinase, protein MKKTSSILKWLATAAIHVLFWIGVYFFYTYFLGYGTKNTAYVNKFSLFLMPITVCTGYFFLFFLIPKYLLQKKQGLFILYTVYTFIVSSFFIILSILYGLVFSYNLTVNEASPLTKTLPFIVFGVYFVVLVVIMLGLVMHNYKSALKSEDLKNKFLETQLQLKEQELKFLKMQIHPHFLFNTLNTLYGFALKKSDNAPDMILKLSNLLDYILYQVEKPSVLLSNEIQHIEDYIALEKMRFQENLHVKFDKEIHTSIIQIAPMILLPFVENAFKHGKHIDGKLSIQISLKTSKDFLFFYIKNSATKTSLLKKGIGLENIKKRLHMLFDANFNLNIHQTVTAYVVDLKIPLKNE, encoded by the coding sequence ATGAAAAAAACTTCGTCAATACTTAAATGGTTAGCTACAGCAGCAATTCATGTTTTATTTTGGATTGGAGTTTACTTTTTTTACACCTATTTCTTAGGGTATGGTACCAAAAACACCGCTTATGTAAATAAATTTTCGTTGTTTTTAATGCCCATTACTGTTTGTACCGGCTATTTCTTTTTATTTTTTCTTATTCCTAAGTATTTATTACAAAAAAAACAAGGATTATTCATACTCTACACGGTTTACACATTTATTGTAAGCTCTTTTTTTATTATTCTGTCTATTCTTTATGGTTTAGTATTCTCATATAATCTCACAGTAAATGAAGCTTCTCCTTTAACCAAAACACTCCCCTTCATTGTATTTGGAGTTTACTTTGTAGTTTTAGTAGTGATTATGTTAGGCTTGGTTATGCATAATTATAAATCTGCTTTAAAAAGTGAAGATTTAAAAAATAAATTCTTGGAAACACAACTACAATTAAAGGAACAAGAATTGAAGTTTTTAAAAATGCAAATACATCCGCATTTTCTATTCAACACTTTGAACACTTTATATGGTTTTGCTTTAAAAAAATCTGACAATGCTCCAGACATGATCTTGAAGCTATCCAACTTATTAGATTACATCTTATATCAAGTAGAAAAACCAAGTGTGTTATTAAGTAATGAAATTCAACATATTGAAGATTATATAGCACTAGAAAAAATGAGGTTTCAAGAAAATTTACACGTTAAATTTGACAAGGAAATTCATACTAGTATAATTCAAATTGCTCCTATGATTTTACTACCTTTTGTTGAAAATGCTTTTAAACATGGTAAACATATAGATGGTAAACTAAGCATTCAAATTAGCTTAAAAACATCGAAGGATTTTTTGTTTTTCTATATTAAAAACTCTGCTACAAAAACATCTCTCCTTAAAAAAGGAATTGGTTTAGAAAATATTAAAAAAAGATTGCACATGTTATTTGATGCTAACTTCAATTTAAACATTCATCAAACAGTGACAGCCTATGTTGTAGATTTAAAAATTCCATTAAAAAATGAGTAG
- a CDS encoding MotA/TolQ/ExbB proton channel family protein: MRFLIFGQFFDRLNEGGPVFMYPLFFMMLACIGLIAFSFLRGDEKGVLKKTVHHISLFAIVWGFLGQMIGLIGAFDAISVATGITPQVLAGGLKVALLCPTFGMVVFLIARLGIIGLTLKKGEA, encoded by the coding sequence ATGAGATTTTTAATTTTTGGACAGTTTTTCGATAGGTTAAACGAAGGAGGACCAGTTTTTATGTACCCATTATTTTTTATGATGTTGGCTTGTATTGGCTTGATTGCTTTTTCTTTTCTTAGAGGAGATGAAAAAGGAGTCCTTAAAAAAACAGTACATCATATTAGTTTGTTTGCGATAGTTTGGGGGTTTTTAGGACAAATGATTGGTTTAATAGGTGCTTTTGATGCAATATCTGTTGCTACAGGAATAACTCCGCAAGTGTTAGCTGGTGGTTTAAAAGTGGCGCTTTTATGTCCAACTTTTGGAATGGTTGTTTTCTTAATTGCTAGATTAGGAATTATTGGGTTGACTCTTAAAAAAGGAGAAGCGTAA
- a CDS encoding serine hydrolase domain-containing protein — protein sequence MKKQIIVFMGLLCSFFTYAQQAELDQLLTSFESEQKAMGTVSIFQNGMEVYNKSFGKANLALDKIANENTKYKIGSISKVFTASVILKLVEEKKLKLSTSLSMYFSKVPNANKITIKHLLSHQSGLYNITDEEGFHTWIRKPRNRKEMLGKIIKGGTVFEAGTQTAYSNSNYILLSFIIENIENKPFARVLQDRIFEPLNLKRTTFGKKLKPKKNQAYSYFLKENSWTPIYQETDLKSIKGAGGIASTAKEVNTFFNALFTGKIISNELIEIMTTPVNEWGLGISVLDFQGMTIYGHDGGIDGYQSLAVYLPGLKTSIAFTFNAATIPATQTAIQILQTYLSAGAKK from the coding sequence ATGAAGAAACAAATAATTGTTTTTATGGGATTGCTATGCTCTTTTTTTACCTATGCACAGCAAGCAGAATTAGATCAACTTTTGACGTCTTTTGAATCAGAACAAAAGGCTATGGGAACAGTTTCTATTTTTCAAAATGGAATGGAGGTTTATAATAAATCTTTTGGTAAAGCAAACTTGGCTCTAGACAAAATAGCAAATGAGAATACCAAGTATAAGATAGGGTCAATATCGAAAGTTTTTACTGCTAGTGTGATTTTAAAGTTAGTAGAAGAAAAGAAACTTAAGCTAAGCACATCACTAAGTATGTACTTTTCAAAGGTGCCCAATGCAAATAAAATAACGATAAAACATTTGTTAAGTCACCAAAGTGGTTTGTATAATATAACTGATGAAGAAGGGTTTCATACTTGGATACGTAAACCAAGGAATAGAAAAGAGATGCTTGGTAAAATTATAAAAGGAGGAACTGTTTTTGAGGCAGGGACACAAACCGCTTATTCAAATTCTAACTATATTCTTTTATCATTTATCATAGAAAATATAGAAAACAAACCATTTGCAAGAGTTTTACAAGATCGAATTTTTGAACCACTTAATTTAAAAAGAACAACTTTTGGAAAGAAGTTGAAGCCTAAAAAGAACCAAGCATATTCATATTTTTTGAAGGAGAATAGTTGGACGCCTATTTATCAAGAAACTGATTTAAAATCTATTAAAGGAGCTGGAGGGATAGCGTCTACAGCAAAAGAAGTGAATACTTTTTTTAATGCACTTTTTACTGGGAAAATAATTTCAAATGAACTTATTGAAATAATGACTACACCAGTAAATGAATGGGGATTAGGTATATCTGTGTTAGATTTTCAAGGGATGACCATTTATGGACATGATGGAGGAATTGATGGATATCAATCATTAGCAGTGTATTTACCAGGGTTAAAGACATCTATTGCTTTTACATTTAATGCAGCTACCATTCCAGCAACGCAAACTGCCATTCAAATACTACAAACCTATCTTTCTGCTGGAGCAAAAAAATAA